The sequence CCTAGCCTCAACTATCTCGGCTATGCGGCACTGGCAAATGTCCAAAACTCGCTGTATTGAAAAAGGCGAGCGGTATGCGGGTTGGCGGATGATAGGGGAAAACTCCCCCGGTCATGGAATGAGAGCCGCACCACCAACTTTAGTGGGTGATTTGGTCACCAGGGCATAGATTAGCTGAGAAAATTCCGTCCTTTGCAAAATAGAGAAGGGGTGAAGGGGTCGGGATTTATGAATCGCGGAGACGGGACCGGCATTCGCTAATCCCGATTGCTTGGGTTATTGAAATCTTGATACGGTTAAGTCCGTCCCCGGCCAATGATGGGCCCAAGATGTGCCCCACGGTGACCATCTTCAAGTTCTCCAAAATGCATTTTCAACACGGGTCGTGCAAAAAGTCCGCGGACTTTCCAACTCCCCGCGGACTTCGCTGTCCTGAGCCTCTCGTCACCCCGAGCAGGCCAAGAGCATGGCCTCGTCACCAGCCCAACCATTATGTGCGGGGTTGCATGTCGTTCGAGCCTGATTGATTGTCCAGCTTTCGGTCTTCTCTCGATGGCAATTTGCCGACCTTCGGCTGTTAATTGGTCCGTCTCAAGCTGTCCGTGGCAGCGGGGGCGTGGATTTCGCATTGGCTGTCATCGGGATGCATATTAGGCCCTGGCCCAGCTCTGCTGAAACCGCTTTCTGTTCTTAGGCTCTCCGTGGTCCAGGTCAGCGGCGCGTGAGAAAGGAAGGAAATACAGCTAGTTGTGTCAACCACCAAGGATCCTTAGATCACCACCCCAGTAGCACCCGAGGATCACCCTTTCACTTCTCTCCAACCCGCCCGCCAtgatcctcctcgacgagatcaaACCCGGCGACACGTACAACCGCCTCGGAACCGCCAACACCTCGGCGTCGCTCCCGGAGCCTgagaccgagaccaaggaccgGAGtagcctcgacgacgaccgaGATCTCGAGGGCAGCGTCACCTCCGTCGAGCTTGAAGCCGCCGCTGCTCCTCAGGATCCCAACATTGTCGACTGGGACGGGCCAGATGATCCAGCCAATCCGCATAACTGGTCCAGGGCGAGGAAAGGCGGCACCATTGCCCTCGTATCCGCCATCACATTTGTCACGTATGTCTCTAACAACACTAGGGATAGATGCTCTTTCAGGAACCTATGCTCTATTAAACATCGGCATCACTAACCCCCAGATAGCCCCCTCGCatcttccatcttctccccCAGCATCGAGCAAGTCATGACCGAGTTCAACTCCACCAATCAAGAGCTCGCCTCCTTCATCGTCTCCGTCTACCTCCTGGGCTACTGCTTCGGccccctcgtcgtcgctcccCTCTCGGAAGTTTACGGCAAAAACCCCATCTACAACGTCTGCAATGTCCTGTTCGTCGTCTGGAACGTCGCGTGCGCCAAGGCCCCTAACATCGGCGCCTTGATCATCTTTCGCTTCTTCGCCGGCCTCGCCGGTTGCTGTCCCCTCACCCTCGGCGCGGGCTCGCTGGCTGATATCACGACGCCGGAGCATCGTGCCGCCGCAATGTCTGGATGGGTCATGGGGCCGATTCTTGGCCCCGTTGTCGGACCAATTGGTAGGCAACTCTCTCGTATAGATAGCACTCAGCGCCTGTGATTAATGACAAAGTATAGCGGGTGGATATCTGACGGAAGCAAAGGATTGGCGTTGGTCGTTTTGGGTGGTGTCCATGGTTGCAAGTAGCTCGTCCACCCACTCATGAAAGCACAGCTGACAATGGCTCTTCTTCCAGGGCggcctcatcgtcatcctagGTTTCCTCTTCATGCGCGAGACGGGTGCAAACGCGCTGCTCGAGCAAAAGGCAAAGAGGCTCCGAAAGGAGACAGGCAATCCCAAGCTCACGTCTAGGCTCGACACAGGCGTCGCAACCAAGGAGCTCTTCAAGATAGCCACCATCAGGCCGGGAAAGATGCTGCTCTTCTCGCCCATCATCCTGTGCCTATCCCTCTACATGGCCATCGTCTACGGATATCTCTACCTACTCTTCACCGCGATACCGACAGTCTTTGAGACGCAATACGGCTTCACCATAGGACAAGTCGGCCTCTCGTACCTGGGCTTCGGCGTTGGTTCGATGGTCGGTGTGGGCATTACGGGAGCGACTTCTGATCGCATCTCTCAGTGGCTAACCAAGAAGAACAGCGGCAAGGCGAAACCAGAGTATCGTCtccccatcatggccatgggctCGGTGTTTGTCCCCGGGGGCCTGTTCATGTTTGGTTGGACTGTCCAGAATCACGATCACTGGATCCTGCCCATCATCGGGACAAGTCTGGTCGGCTTGGGAATGATGGCTGGATTTATGAGTGTACTTCAACTGAGCATCCGGGAACTTCGCAAACTAACTCTATCCAGATGTCAATCTCCGTTTATCTAGTAGATGCCTATACCGCCCATGCCGTCTCTGCCATTGCCGCCAGCACCGTCTTCCGCTCTCTTCTAGGAGCGCTTCTTCCAATCGGCGGCAGGAAAATGTCCGAGGCATTGGGTCTAGGGT comes from Fusarium falciforme chromosome 11, complete sequence and encodes:
- a CDS encoding MFS domain-containing protein, coding for MILLDEIKPGDTYNRLGTANTSASLPEPETETKDRSSLDDDRDLEGSVTSVELEAAAAPQDPNIVDWDGPDDPANPHNWSRARKGGTIALVSAITFVTPLASSIFSPSIEQVMTEFNSTNQELASFIVSVYLLGYCFGPLVVAPLSEVYGKNPIYNVCNVLFVVWNVACAKAPNIGALIIFRFFAGLAGCCPLTLGAGSLADITTPEHRAAAMSGWVMGPILGPVVGPIAGGYLTEAKDWRWSFWVVSMVGGLIVILGFLFMRETGANALLEQKAKRLRKETGNPKLTSRLDTGVATKELFKIATIRPGKMLLFSPIILCLSLYMAIVYGYLYLLFTAIPTVFETQYGFTIGQVGLSYLGFGVGSMVGVGITGATSDRISQWLTKKNSGKAKPEYRLPIMAMGSVFVPGGLFMFGWTVQNHDHWILPIIGTSLVGLGMMAGFMSMSISVYLVDAYTAHAVSAIAASTVFRSLLGALLPIGGRKMSEALGLGWGASLLAFIAVVMVPISGLLMKFGEKIRHYMIFNVKIE